In the genome of Maribacter forsetii DSM 18668, the window ACTAGTACGCCAAATGGTCCAAATTCTTTCTCGGCTTCTTTGATACCATCATGAGCTGGTTTCCAAAAAATATCTATTTCGTAATCTGGTATTAAAATAGAAATTCTATAAACCTTATTTTCTTTTAGGTTCCTAGCAATTGGGTTAGGTTGATATTCAATTTCTTTTAAAATTTTCTCTACTTTCTCTAGTGCTTCTTTAGAGACTTTTCCTCTTTTATGTAATACTCTGTCTACAGTACCTTTAGATACACCAGCTAGCTTGGCAATATCTTTAATGGTCATTTTTTTTTGCGTCATTATATAAAGTAGGAACTGTAGTTATTGGTTTAGTAGAATAAAAATAATTTGCATAAATATTATCTAACTTATTTTCAATATAGTATAAATACGCAAATCAACAAGTATTTAGGTTTATAAATTAATTTCATTACTTGCCAAAAAGTAAGGTTTTTGGGTCTTTTTTATATAAAATGTCAAGAAATATGTGTTAACAAGATGATTTACTATTTATACTTTTAATAAGTACTATTATTTTTGTAATCCTCTTTTCAACTGTGATATTTTATAAATTAAGTTGTAGAAATAATATTATAAAAGTTAAATGTTATGAGATAACGTGTCATAATCAATTTTAATTCTGAGCTAGACGATAATCAATCTTCTAATGTTAGTTTTGGGCTTACGTTGAATTTATACTTTAGGCTTCCCCTTTTTAGGACACCTCTAAATTCTTTAGGTGATATATTGCCTAATGATTTATGCGGATGGTTAAAATTATAATCCTCTCGCCAGTTATCGCTTATCTTTTGAAGTTGATAAATGTCATTGAAATAATAGGCATCCATTATATCTTCTCTAAAATAGCGATTAAATCGTTCTATATATCCGTTTTGCATTGGCTTTCCCGGTTGTGTATATTTAATTTCTATGAAGTTCTTTTTGCACCAGTTCATAAAAGTCTTGGAGGTAAACTCCGGACCGTTATCGCACCTCACGTATTTAGGTGCTCCTATTTCATCTTTTAAACGCTCCAATGTTTCGATTACGGCTCTCGCTGGATAAGAAAGTCCTGCATCTATTGCTAGAGCTTCACGGTTACAATCATCCAAAACATTGAATACACGCAACTTTCTGTCATCGGTAAGCGCATCGCTCATAAAATCCATACTCCAACACTCATTCAGTGACGAAGGTGTTTCCAAAGGTTGTTTTATTCGTTTGACCAAACGTTTTTTATGTTTACGGCGTAGACCGAGTTTCATTTCGAGGTACACACGTAACACTCGTTTTCTGTTCCATTTTAAGCCTTCACGACGGATCTTGTAATAATATTCATCAAAACCTCTAGTTGGGTACGATTCCGCCAACACCATTAGCTTATCGATAACCTCGCTATCATCTTTCTTACTTTGGTAATACCACATCGACCTACTCAGTCTTACAACTTGACAGGCACGGATAATATGAACTGCGAACGTTTTGATAAGATACTTTACACGAACTCTCTTGTAGGAAGGCTTTAGAACTTTTTTGACAATACATCCTTGAGCATCTTATTATCAAGACTCACATTGGCATACATCTGTTTGAGCTTATTGTTCTCTTCTTCTAATTCCTTAAGCCGTTTAAGTTGCTGTTGCTCCATACCACCATACTTCTTGCGCCAGTAGTAAAATGTGCTTTTATCAATTCCTAATTCCCTGGATAGATCACCTACGGGTATTCATTGTTCGTTTTTCTTAAGAGCTTTAATAATCTGGCTCTCGCTAAATTTGCTGTTTTTCATCGTGACAGTTTGAATTTAAAGTTAAAAATTCGAATTATGAACTGTCCTATTTTTAGGGAAGCTTACACAGATATGTGTACAATTACAAATATTTCTATTTTAGAAACACTAATCTAAAAGAATTAATTTATCTATTTAGACAAATTTTGACTCTATTTGTATTTTAAACATTTAAACTGAAATTAAAACACTATTAAATTTTAGCATATTATTATTCAAAAACTAATCGTGTAAATTAAATGTTAATTTATTATTATGAGAAAGCGTTTTTAGAGGCGCTTCTACTAAGAATAATTAAATATAAATAGTCTAAAATTGAAAGAATTGTAAAATTCATTAAATAATTCTCAATGATGTCTATAAAACTTAAATATATTACTTAGAATAGAAAGGGATTGTTGATGAATCCACTAAATTCTTTATTTCATGCAAAAACATAGTAAACTTGGTTTAGCCGTAAATTCTGATTTTGGTGTGCAAGATGAAGAAGGTAAAGAGTCGGGCGCAAATAAGAAAAAGGTTTTTGTTGTTAAGAATACAGAGACCCACGTTTGGAGAAAATTA includes:
- a CDS encoding IS3 family transposase, which translates into the protein MVKKVLKPSYKRVRVKYLIKTFAVHIIRACQVVRLSRSMWYYQSKKDDSEVIDKLMVLAESYPTRGFDEYYYKIRREGLKWNRKRVLRVYLEMKLGLRRKHKKRLVKRIKQPLETPSSLNECWSMDFMSDALTDDRKLRVFNVLDDCNREALAIDAGLSYPARAVIETLERLKDEIGAPKYVRCDNGPEFTSKTFMNWCKKNFIEIKYTQPGKPMQNGYIERFNRYFREDIMDAYYFNDIYQLQKISDNWREDYNFNHPHKSLGNISPKEFRGVLKRGSLKYKFNVSPKLTLED
- a CDS encoding transposase — its product is MPVGDLSRELGIDKSTFYYWRKKYGGMEQQQLKRLKELEEENNKLKQMYANVSLDNKMLKDVLSKKF